A single Triticum dicoccoides isolate Atlit2015 ecotype Zavitan chromosome 2A, WEW_v2.0, whole genome shotgun sequence DNA region contains:
- the LOC119358488 gene encoding uncharacterized protein LOC119358488, whose amino-acid sequence MTLTSSKLSGPPVMDTLDWSAEHLPFGQMQRLASSPRASSRKPTDNSKRYVIVILECQYDTSSVNHTYLDTSSGFFLGRQSAKLHTSVIRTFSSLQAGSMNPNPFEIKKQPVLVAKRANPPAPNGNSKTIQVEDRISAEASQLILAITSMARLRSENASEGETVRLGEFKVLSCVATIAYEPPKSGKVVENQKLEMICRWEDRMKPTVKLRPAGNSEEHSKDRTDLNTPAADVLSEDKEVIPKADAPTEGQKKKEGQKEKAGKGKEKQEDQKNKEVQKKK is encoded by the exons ATGACGTTGACCTCGAGCAAGCTGAGCGGTCCACCCGTCATGGACACTCTAGACTGGTCGGCCGAACACCTGCCGTTCGGGCAGATGCAACGGCTCGCCTCATCCCCGAGAGCCTCCAGCCGCAAGCCAACCGACAAT TCTAAAAGATATGTGATCGTCATCTTAGAATGCCAGTATGACACAAGTAGTGTCA ATCATACCTACCTAGATACAAGCtctggcttcttcctgggcagacaGTCAGCGAAGCTACACACCAGCG TAATTCGTACCTTTTCTTCTCTACAAGCCGGCAGTATGAATCCAAATCCATTTGAGATCAAGAAGCAGCCAGTATTAGTTGCTAAAAGAGCAAATCCGCCAGCTCCTAATGGTAACAGTAAAACTATACAAGTTGAAG ATCGTATTTCCGCAGAGGCAAGTCAGCTCATATTAGCCATAACAAGTATGGCACGCCTGCGTAGTGAAAATGCCTCTGAAGGTGAGACCGTTCGCTTGGGAGAATTCAAGGTACTGTCGTGTGTTGCTACCATTGCTTATGAGCCCCCAAAGTCTGGCAAG GTTGTTGAAAACCAGAAACTGGAAATGATCTGTAGGTGGGAAGACCGTATGAAGCCAACAGTGAAATTGCGCCCAGCCGGAAATAGTGAGGAGCATTCAAAG GACCGGACCGATCTAAATACCCCAGCTGCCGATGTCCTATCTGAAGACAAGGAAGTGATACCGAAGGCTGACGCCCCAACTGAGGgccagaaaaagaaagaagggcaGAAAGAAAAGGCAGGGAAAGGAAAGGAAAAGCAAGAGGACCAGAAAAACAAGGAAGTGCAGAAAAAGAAGTAA